TGTTGAAGGAATGAGGAACGTGCGTGACGAGTCTCGACAGTCGACGTGATTTCGCTCGTAGCAACGGCATCCAGGCGCGGTTGCACGACCTGATACCCGGTGGCGCGCACACCTATGCGCGCGGCGCCGATCAGTACCCGGAACACATGGCCCCGATTCTGGTGCGCGGCAACGGCTGCCGGGTCTGGGACAGCGACGGAAACGAGTACGTCGAGTACGGCATGGGCCTGCGCTCGGTGACGCTCGGGCACGGTTATCGGCCGGTGGTCGAGGCGGTGACGGCCGCCATCGCCGACGGTGTGAACTTCTCCCGGCCCACCGAATTGGAATTGCTTGCCGCCGAGGACTTCCTGTCCTTGGTCCCCGGGGCCGACATGGTCAAGTTCGCCAAGAACGGCTCGGACGCGACCACCGCGGCGGTCCGGCTGGCCCGCGCCGCCACCGGCCGGGTGGTCGTCGCGGTGTGTGATCAACCGTTCTTCTCCGTGGACGACTGGTTCATCGGCACCACCGAGATGGACAGCGGCACCGACGACACCGCCACGGTGAAGTTCCCGTACAACGATCTCGGCGCACTGGCCGACGTCCTGGCCGCGGTGCCGGTGGCGTGCGTGGTCATGGAGGCGGCGACCGCACTCGCCGAACCCGGCGGCGGGTATCTGAACGGTGTTCGCGCCCTGTGCGATCGGTACGGGGCGTTGCTCGTGTTCGACGAGATGATCACCGGGTTCCGCTGGTCGGCCGGTGGGGCGCAACAGGTGTACGGCGTGCGCCCGGATCTGTCGTGCTGGGGGAAGGCGATGGGCAACGGGTTCCCGATCTCGGCGTTGGCGGGCAAGCGCGCATACATGGAGCTGGGCGGGTTGCGAACGGACCGGGACCGGGTGTTCCTGCTGTCGACCACCCACGGGCCGGAAGCCGCGGGGCTGGCCGCGTTCCGCGCGGTGGTTCGCGCCTACGCGGACACCGATCCGATCGGCCGGATGGAACGGGCCGGGCGGCGGCTCGCCGACGCGGTGAATGCCACTGCCGCCGAGCTGGGTATCGCCGATTTCCTTCAGGTCGCCGGGCGGCCGTCGTGCCTGGTCTATCTCACCAGAGACCCGCGCGGCAGGCCGTCGCAAGCGTTCCGGACGCTGTTCCTGCAGGAATTGCTGGCCCGCGGGGTGCTGGGGCAATCGTTCGTGACCTCGGCGGCGCACACCGACGACGCTGTCGACGTGACTGTCTCCGCCTGCCGGGAGGCAGCGCTCGTTTATCGGCGCGCGCTCGAACAGGGCAGTGTCACAGGGCTTTTGGTAGGACGTCCGGTCGCGCCCGCGCTCCGGCGGACCGCCGCGCCGCGCCGGATCGCCGCCGCATCGCAAGGTGGAGCGCAGCACTCGTGACCGCGCCGCGAATCGGGCTCGTGCATGAGCGATTCACCGAATACGGCGGGTCCGAAGCGGTGGTGGCGGAGTTCCTCCGCACCTGGCCCGGAGCCTCGGTGTTCGCGCCGATCGTCAGTCGTGCGGGGCAGGCCGCACTCGCGGCGCAATGCGGTGCGGGAGAGCTGGATTCGATTCAGGACAGCTGGCTCAGCGGAGTGCATACCGCGCTGGGCGCCCGCGCGCACGCCCCGCTGCTGCCCTTCGTGCCCCGGGCGCTGCGTCGCCTGCCGCTGGCCGGGCGGTTCGACGCGGTGGTCGTCAGCCATCACGCGTTCGCCACTCAGGCCGTATTCGCCACGGACGCACCGGTGATCGCGTATGTGCACAGTCCGGCACGCTGGGCGTGGGACAGCGCTTTTCGCGCCCAGGAGGCCGGTGGACGGTCCGGTCAGCTCGCTTTGGCGGCCCTCGGCCATATCGCTCGCCGGGCCGAGTTGCGGGCGGCGCCGCGGCTGGCGCAGGTGATCGCCAACTCGCACGCGGTCGCGGACCGTGTACGTGATTGGTGGGGTCTGCCCGCCGCCGTGATCAATCCGCCCGTGCGGATAGATCGGTTCACCCCCGACCCGTCGCTGTCGCGCGAGGACTTCTTCCTGTTCGCCGGTCGTCTCGTGCCCTACAAACGGGCAGACCTCGCGATCAGGGCGGCGCGGCAGGCGGGCCGCCGGCTGGTCGTGCTCGGCGACGGCAGGCACCGCCCCTACCTCGAATCCATCGCCGGACCGGAGACCACATTTCTCGGCGCTGCCTCCGACGCGGTCCTGCTGGACAGCTATCGCCGCTGCCAGGCCCTGCTCATGCCGGGCGTCGAGGATTTCGGCATCGTCCCGGTGGAGGCGATGGCGTGCGGCACCCCGGTCCTCGCGGTCGGCGCGGGCGGCGCGCTCGACACCGTCCTACCCGGCACCACCGGCGAATATCTCGCCCCCGGCGACGACCAGTCCGTCATCGACAGCCTCGCCCGCCACATGCGCGCTTTCGATTCCACCACCTACGATCCCGCCACCATCCGCACCCACGCCACCACCTTCACCCCCACCGCCTTCCGCACCCGCCTATCCGCCACAGTCACCCAAACCCTCACCCGGACGGCCCTGGAATCGTCGCGGTGAGAGGCCGCTGAACGTCGCGGTTGTATGGATTGTCTGAATTATCCTGGGCGTGCGTGAAACCGCTTATATGTTCTTCTAATTCGATTGTCATCGCGTTAGCAAAATTACGGAATCGGAGATGTAATCCGCGTCACATTGTCCGATTTGCTGGTAGTCGTCCGGTTGTCGTCATGTTCGAATGTGCTGAGCGGGGCTAAGTATCAGGTTTCAGTGGGATTTGCCGGAAGATCCAGGAGATTGGATGTTCGTCTCAACGCTCGGCAGACTGCAAGTCACCGTGGACGACGGTGAGATTACACCGACGGCGCCGAAGTTGCGCAGCTTGCTCGCGCTGCTCGCGGTGCGGCGAAACCGAATCGTGCCCACCGGCGTTCTGGTCGAAGAACTGTGGAACGACGAAGCGCCGATCAGTGCGCTCGCGACTTTGCAGACCTACGTCTATCAACTGCGAAAACTGTTGCAGGCGCACGGCGCCAACGGGCGTGACGTGTTGCGCTGGCATC
This genomic stretch from Nocardia brasiliensis ATCC 700358 harbors:
- a CDS encoding glutamate-1-semialdehyde 2,1-aminomutase, whose protein sequence is MTSLDSRRDFARSNGIQARLHDLIPGGAHTYARGADQYPEHMAPILVRGNGCRVWDSDGNEYVEYGMGLRSVTLGHGYRPVVEAVTAAIADGVNFSRPTELELLAAEDFLSLVPGADMVKFAKNGSDATTAAVRLARAATGRVVVAVCDQPFFSVDDWFIGTTEMDSGTDDTATVKFPYNDLGALADVLAAVPVACVVMEAATALAEPGGGYLNGVRALCDRYGALLVFDEMITGFRWSAGGAQQVYGVRPDLSCWGKAMGNGFPISALAGKRAYMELGGLRTDRDRVFLLSTTHGPEAAGLAAFRAVVRAYADTDPIGRMERAGRRLADAVNATAAELGIADFLQVAGRPSCLVYLTRDPRGRPSQAFRTLFLQELLARGVLGQSFVTSAAHTDDAVDVTVSACREAALVYRRALEQGSVTGLLVGRPVAPALRRTAAPRRIAAASQGGAQHS
- a CDS encoding glycosyltransferase, translating into MTAPRIGLVHERFTEYGGSEAVVAEFLRTWPGASVFAPIVSRAGQAALAAQCGAGELDSIQDSWLSGVHTALGARAHAPLLPFVPRALRRLPLAGRFDAVVVSHHAFATQAVFATDAPVIAYVHSPARWAWDSAFRAQEAGGRSGQLALAALGHIARRAELRAAPRLAQVIANSHAVADRVRDWWGLPAAVINPPVRIDRFTPDPSLSREDFFLFAGRLVPYKRADLAIRAARQAGRRLVVLGDGRHRPYLESIAGPETTFLGAASDAVLLDSYRRCQALLMPGVEDFGIVPVEAMACGTPVLAVGAGGALDTVLPGTTGEYLAPGDDQSVIDSLARHMRAFDSTTYDPATIRTHATTFTPTAFRTRLSATVTQTLTRTALESSR